The Nostoc sp. PCC 7524 nucleotide sequence TGGACACCCAAGGGTGAGTTTGAGTCTTTTATTCAAGTCACAGAGAATAAGTCTTCTGCTATATAGCTTAATTCACCCCTTGATGCGTCCATATGACTCACATATAGCAATCCGATTTGATTCTGTATCCCTTACGGCAGTCGTAGCCATACTTATTTGCATAGTCAGGTAATGCTCGTAATCAAAATACTTTTAATTCAAAAATATATTTTTTATTGTTAATTAACAATAAAGTTGCTTTTGTTATCAGTTATACGATTATTTAGTAATATTTAGTGCTAGTAAATATTAAAATTTTTCTCCAAGGTTAGCAACCCTTGATCGCCAGAGATATTATTGTTAATTTTATACTTATTTAAGTATGATTATAATTCCATCATGTGAAATTGGCAATTTATTACAATTTTAAAATTTTTATAAAAATTAGAACTTGATTTTAACTGCACAAGTCAATTTATCTAATTTTATTAACTTTGGAATCCGGAAAATTTTATCGATACAACCAGCATATTTAAGGTTTAGTCAAGCAAATACACCGATATTTTCGAGATTGACTATCATAGAATTATTAACTTTCAGATTGAGTTGAGAACATCAACAATATCTGAACCTTAGCAGATAGGTTATTTTAATATGGTTGCCTGTAAAATCCTAGTTGTTGAGGATGAAAAACTCCTAGCCTACAATATCAAAAATAGTTTACAAAAATTAGGATATAATGTGCTGGAAATTACAGATTCTGCGGAGAAAGCAATTATAAAAGTAGCAGAAAATTATCCCAATTTAGTATTATTTGATATCTACTTGGCAAGAGAAATTAATGGTGTACAGGTAGTAGATATTATCCAAAATAATTTCCATATACCAGTGTTATATATAACCGACTATTCGGAATATATAAAATCACGTAAAAAGCCTCTGGGTGAGCCTTTCAGTTATATTTTGAAGCCACTGAGAGAGATAGACTTGCATCTTGCTGTGGAAATGGCGCTAAATCGCTATCCAACCCAGAGGAAACGGCAAGTAGAACAGCAGAGAATGGAGGCAATTATTAACAGTATGGGTTGTGCAGTAGTTGTCACATTTACTGATGGTTGCATTGAGATGATGAATCCAATGGCAGAGAAACTGACTGGTTGGCAGCAAAACGAAGCTGTTGGCAGGGATTTAACAGAAGTTGTAAACCTAATTGACAAAGATATGGACGAAGAAATTGAGAATCTAGCTAAACAGGCAATGCAAGCTGGTGAAGTTTTGAATTTACCAGAAAACTGTACACTGATTTCCAAGGATGGCAAAGAAATACCCATTGGAGATAACATTGCACCTATCCGTGACAGAAATGGCAACATTACTGGCGCAGTGTTAATTTTTCAAGACATTACTCAACGCAAGCACACTGAGGTAGAATTACTCCGCAATGCTTTTTATGATGGGCTGACAGCATTACCCAATAGAATTTTATTTTTAGATCGTCTCAAACAAGCTATTGAGCGTAGTAAGCGCCGCAGTGATTATCGTTTTGCGGTGTTATTTCTAGATTTAGATAGTTTTAAGGGCATTAACGATCGCTTTGGGCATGGGATGGGAGATGATTTTTTAGTAGCGATCGCTCGCCGTTTAGAATCTTGTGTACGTAGTGGCGATACTGTAGGGCGATTTGGTGGCGATGAATTTGCTGTACTCTTAGAAGACATTAGAGATATTAATGACGCTATCAACGTTGCCAAGCGAATTCAAGACACCCTAGGTTTGCCACTGAATTTAAACGGTAATCAAATCTGTACTACAGCCAGCATCGGTATTGCGTTAAATCGCGGTGGCTATGATAATCCAGAAAGCCTACTCAGATGTGCTGATAACGCCATGTACCGTGCCAAGCAGCAAGGAAAAGCCCGTTATGGTGTTTTTAATGAAGCTGCCAATTGTTAGCTATAGCCCTTGAGTAGTCAGCATTATCATCTTGCTTAACAGTGAGTGCATCTATCTCAAAAACTGTTTATCTTTAAATTGATTTAAATTAAAAAACCTAAATTATATTTAATATTAAAATTTTGTGATTAAAAATAATTTTCCTAACGATAACCTTTGTAGAGACATTACAATGCAACATCTCTACAGAATTTATTTACATAGATAATGAAAAAAACCGAAAAACAAAAAATGCTCGCGGGCGAACTATATTTAGCCAATGATCCAGAATTAGTAGCTGATCAAAAACGAGCTAGTCGCCTCCTGCAAATGTATAGTGCAACGACAGCAGAACAACTGGAACAACGGCAGCACATTTTAGAAGAATTATTTGCCAAAGTAGGGGAAAAAATCACCATAGTACCGCCATTTCATTGTGATTATGGCAGTAACATTGCCATAGGCAATGGGACATACATGAACTATGGCTGTGTGATTTTAGACTGCAATCAAGTAGAAATTGGTGACAATGTTTTGTTAGCTCCTTATGTCCAGATTTATGCTGCGTATCATCCTATAGAACCGGAAATTCGCTTAACTGGGAGAGAATTAGCTACCCCGATTAAAATTGGTAATAATGTCTGGATTGGTGGTGGCGCCATTATTTGCCCAGGAGTCACCATTGGGGACAATACTACTATTGGTGCTGGCAGTGTGGTTGTCAAAGATGTACCTGCAAATGTTGTAGCAGCTGGTAATCCTTGCCGGATCATTCGGCATTTATCGTAAACTTTGATTAAAATTTGTAGCCTCTAGCCAGCCAATACATCCAATCGGCGATCGCTTCTTGAGTTTCTTCATCAACATCAATAGGTTCAATATCAGAAAGCTTGGCAGAATGTATATCATCTTCCTTACCGCCGATGTACGCGACTTCCACATACATATCTTTTAAACAATCATCCTCTGGGGCCATTCCTAAGACTTCCACTGGTTTTTCCTCAATGGTGGAAGTTTTGCGTGACTTCTTCTTCCACTTACCCATAAAGGGAAAATCCAAAGTATCGTCAAGGTAATAATACCAGCCCATTGCCCGGTCTTCTTTATCCTCAGCATCGACAATAATCTCTGTTGCAATGCGATTTTCCCTGGTTTCGTCGCGTTCTACACTAGCCATAAGACTAAAGTTTGTTGTTGATAACTCCATCTTGCCAAAAAGAAACATGGCTACTGAGCCATATTCCCAAAGCAATCATATCGGTAAATACCCTTTGTGGGCGGTCTTTTAACTCAGAACTCGGAACTCAGAACTCTCCATGTGTCAATAAATTTATCTAGATTATGAAAAATTAGCGTTTTATCTAAAAAATTATGGCATTCCTGTAAGGTAGATGCTTCAAAGACTTCAGCCATCAACGAGACTAAGTTACTGAGTCAAAATGTAAAGTTTATTTAATTTTTGCAAATATTTGTGATACTTTGGACACGAGAAGCAAAACTGTATCCTCAAAGACGTTTTGTTTCACTTTCTGTCAGGTATAAACTTCACAAGGTAGTCCTCTGTATGGCAATTACTATCGATTCAGCCCGTCGTATTTTTCCCAATACACTACAGGCTGATGCAGTTCCAGCTTTAACTGCACGATTCAACCAACTCAGTGCTGAAGATCAACTGGCATGGACATGGTTCGCTTTCTTAGAAATGGGTAAAACTATTACAGTTGCAGCGCCTGGTGCAGCTAGTATGCAGTTTGCAGAAGCAATCCTGAACCAAATCAAGCAAATGACTTTTGAGGAACAGACTCAGGTGATGTGCGATTTGGCAAACCACACAGATACTCCTATTTGCCGCACTTATGCTACTTGGTCACCTAATATCAAGCTAGGTTTCTGGAATCAACTTGGGGAATGGATGCAAGAAGGTATTGTTGCGCCAATTCCTACTGGCTACCAACTTTCAGCTAATGCTAAAGCGGTATTGGAAACCTTGAAAAGTCTTGATCAAGGACAACAGATTACCGTCCTCAGAAACTCTGTTGTAGACATGGGTTTTGATATCAACAAACTAGACGGTTACACAAGAGTTTCTGAACCAGTAGTTGCGCCTAAAGAAATTTCTCAGCGTGTTAAAGTCTCCATTGAGGGAGTTAACAATCCCACTGTGTTGAATTATATGAACAACTTGAATGCAAATGACTTTGATGAACTGATCAAGTTGTTCGTGGAGGATGGGGCTTTGCAACCTCCCTTCCAAAGGCCAATTGTTGGCAAAGATGCCATTTTGCGCTTCTTCCGTGAAGAGTGTCAGAACCTCAACTTGCTCCCAGAGCGCGGTGTAGCTGAACCCACAGATGATGGCTATACTCAAGTGAAAGTGACTGGTAAGGTTCAGACTCCTTGGTTCGGTGCCGCAGTAGGGATGAACATGGCTTGGCGCTTCTTGCTCAACCCCCAAGGCAAAATCTTCTTTGTAGCGATTGACTTGTTAGCTTCTCCTAAAGAATTGTTGAATTTGGTTCGCTAAGATAACATGACAAAAAACTAAATAGCCGATTGTAGTGGTGATCGCTCTTGATCAAGAGAGCGATCAATTATTCTGAGCAAACGTCTTGTCCTCAGCAATTAATTAATAAACAAATTTTAGATTGAGTCATGCCAGTGAGTGAAATTGAATGGACTGATATTGAAAAAAAGATTGCTCGAGCTGCTTTTGATCAAGCCTACAAAAGAGAGATTGAGGCTTTGCTCAAACAAGTTCAAATGGAGGCTAGCACGCTCGTAGATTTGGACGAGCTTTGGCAGTTACACGATTTCTTGAGTGCTAAAAGGCATGAAATCGAAGGTAAGTATAACTACCAATACTCGGCGCTGCTATTTGTCTTTGCTGGATTAGTCAAAGATGGCTGGCTCCATTTGAATGAACTTGAAGGATTAACCAAAGATAAGCTGTCTAAAGTTTCTGCTTTGGCAAGGATGTACTAGCTAATTAAATCAATTCCTTCTCATACCAAAAACTGAGCAAATTCTGGATAATCACTTGGCACTTGTCCACAGATACCCATTTTGCGGTGTTGTTTCTTGGCAGATGCGATCGCCATTTTCACTGTTTGTTTCACATCTAGGCTACGTTCGTCAAACAATCGTGCTGCTAAAGCCGAATCTCTGTATAAACCTAGTGTTAGCTGACTCAAATCAATGGAACCGCTAGAAAAGCCATCAAACAACTCCGCAAATTGTTCAGCCAAAATTATGAAATCACTACTTTGAGAAAATGACTAAATTATTTATATACTGAAGCGATCGCCTAGCTTCCATAGCATTTTTGATATGAGTATTATAGTCTTTGGCAGCATCAATATAGACTTAGTAGTAACAGCCCCCCGCTTGCCCGTTGCAGGTGAAACCTTAACCGGAGAAGACTTTTTAAAGACTCCCGGAGGTAAAGGTGCAAATCAAGCAGTAGCACTAGCAAGACTAGGAATTCCTACCCACATGGTAGGGCGTGTAGGCGCACACAATTTTGGTGCAGAACTGGTAAAGCATTTGCAGGATAATGGTGTACAGACGCAAAATATCTTTGCAGATGAAACCGTGAGTTCAGGAGTAGCAATCATCACTGTAGATCATCATGGTGAAAATCAAATAGTGGTGATTCCTGGCGCTAATGGACGTGTCAATCAAGAAGATGTAGGGCGATTATCCCAACTATTACCACAAGCCCAAGCACTACTTTTACAACTAGAAATTCCCATCCCAGCAGTAGTAGCAGCCGCCCAAGCTGCACACAATGCTAATATCAAAATTATTTTAGATCCCGCTCCGGCACAATCTAATTTACCAGCAGAACTTTATCAGTTAGTCGATATTATTACACCCAACGAAGTAGAAGCAGGACAACTGGTGGGTTTTCCTGTAGATAGCGAAGACACAGCCACAAAAGCTGCCGAGATGTTATTGCAAAAGGGAGTAAAATCTGCGATCGTCAAACTAGGTGCTAAAGGCGTTGTTTGTGCCACACCCGAAGAAACCTTTTTTGTCCCAGCTTTTGAAGTGAATGCAGTTGATTCTGTAGCAGCCGGTGATGCTTTTAATAGCGGTTTAGCAGCCGCACTTTACAACGGACTGACATTACATCAGGCTGTAGTCTGGGGTGCAGCCGCCGGCGCTTTAGCAGCCACAAAATTAGGCGCACAAACATCTTTACCTGACAGATTTACATTTGATGCCTTTTTAGGGGAAAGGGGAGTGGGGAGTGGGGAGTAGGGGAGACAAGGGAGACAAGAGTGCCTATTGCCTACTTTCCAATATCCTCATTCCATAATTCAGGATTGCTAGCAATAAACTCACTCATCATTTGTTCGCATTCATCCAAATTGAGATCAATTACTTCTACCCCGTGGGATACCATAAACTCTTTTGCACCAGGGAAGGTTCTTGATTCTCCAGCAATCACTTTTTTGATTCCAAATTGCACCACTGCCCCAGCACATAAATAACATGGCATCAAAGTTGAATATAATGTTGTACCTCTATAGCTGCCAATTCTACCGGCATTGCGAAGACAGTCTATTTCGGCATGGGTAACGGGATCTTGATCTTGCACACGCTTGTTGTGTCCCCTACCGAGAATCTTGCCATCTTTGACAAGCACCGAACCAATAGGAATTCCCCCTTCTTGTCTACCTTGTTGGGCTTCTTGAATTGCAGCTTGCATAAATTCATCCATTTTTATTTCTCCTAAATATGAAAAAACAACTTGTATTAATGGATCATGATGGCGGTGTAGACGATTACCTCGCAACTATGCTGCTGTTGACGATGGAACATATTGAACTTCTTGGTGTTGTAGTGACACCAGCCGATTGTTATATCCAGCCAGCTGTGAGTGCTACACGCAAAATCATCGATTTGATGGGATTTTCTCACATACCCGTTGCCGAAAGCACAGTTCGGGGGATTAATCCGTTCCCTCGTTTATATCGTCGTGATTCCTGTATTGTTGACCATCTGCCCATACTTAACCAAAACGAATTTATAGATACGCCTTTGGTTAACCAACCAGGTCAAGATTTCATGGTAGAAGTTTTACGAGAAGCACCAGTACCAGTCACACTTATGGTTACAGGACCTCTCACAACAGTAGCTGTAGCCTTAGATCAAGCACCAGATATTGCAGCCAAAATTGAGAAAATTGTCTGGATGGGTGGGGCTTTGAATGTCCCCGGTAATGTAGAAAAAAGTCTAGAAGCTGGACAAGATGGTTCTGCTGAATGGAATGTTTATTGGGATGCTGTATCTGCGGCGCGGGTATGGCAAACCCAGATTGAAATTATTATGTGTCCTTTAGATTTAACTAATAATGTGCCAGTCACATCAGATTTAGTTCAGAAAATGGGGAGACAACGCCACTACCCCATTTCTGATTTAGCGGGACAATGTTATGCCTTAGTGATTCCCCAAGATTATTATTTTTGGGATGTGCTAGCAACTGCTTATTTAGGACAACCAGAATTTTATCAACTACGAGAATGGGAAACTGAAATTATTACCACTGGTATTAGTCAAGGGCGTACTAAAGTTGTGTCTGGTGGACGGAAGATTTTAGCTATGGATCAAGTAGATAAAGATGCTTTTTACGCCTACATTTTGCAGCAATGGGCAAGATAAAAAATTTATTGAACAGGAGAGGCAGGGAGAGCAGGGGAAGCAGGGGAGGAAGAATGCAATGATCATATTAGCTCTGACTCATTGAATAATTTATTTTCTGGAAGTCCCTACAGGTACAAAATTGTTCGCAATCCTTCATCTACTTCTGTTTGTAAATACTCTGGTAGGGTGCTAATACGCTCTACTAAAAACTTCTTGTCGAGAGTGAGAATTTGAGAAACGTTAACAACAGATTCTCTGGGTAAACCTGATACTTCAGATGGTAATAGAACATTACCTGGTGCTTCTGCCAATCTAATATTTGAGGTAATAATTACAACTATGACTGTACTAATGCGGCTTTGAGTAAAAATATCGTTCTGAATAATCAAAACAGGACGACGATAACCAGGTTCTGAGCCTACTTGATTAGGTAAGTTTGCCCACCAAATTTCTCCGCGATACATTACCAATCCTCATGAGGTAAAGACATAAATTGCATTTTTGCCAATGCTGGATCTACCTCAGAGGACTCTTCAGCATATACTTGATTCAGTTTGTTGAGGATTTGCTCACGGTTATACCTTTGCAAATATGCTTGTAACGCTTTTGTGTACAGTTCACTTTATTAGCAGCGATCGCCATAGCTTGCATCAAGTTTAAATGGTTGGGTTGTGGCAAATGCGATGGCGTAACCGCCCAGCGTAGCTGATCGCACTCAATGATTAACCCATTAAATGTTCTTTATTAACTACTAATAAATTGGAACCCTAAAAACAAAGCTGCAACTGTTCCTGCTACCGAAATTTCACCTTGAGTAACTTTCTCTAATACTGACTCTACAGGAATCAAAATTACTTCTATTTCTTCTGTAATATCTAAACTTTGCTCACCTACCTTGATGACATTTTCTGCTAAAAAGAAATGTATTTGATTAGTTTCTTTACTGGGGTTGTCGTATAGTGTGGCAATTTTTGTAAATGTTTGAGCTACATAACCAGTTTCTTCTTTCAGTTCTCTTCTACCTGCATCTTCAGGGCTTTCTTCAGTTGGGTTAAATCTCCCGGCTGGCAATTCTGTAAAAAACTCTCCCGCCCCATGTCTGTATTGCCGAACAAAGATAATTTCCCTAGTAGCAGTAATAGGAAGAACCAGTACAATATCTGGCTTAAGATGTACAAAATAGTCATCTATTACCTGACCGTTGGGTAATTTAACCTCATCTTGTCTAACCTGACACCAAGGATGATTTAAAACCATTTTTGAGGTTAATGTTTGCCATTTTTGTAGTTTACTCATACATTCTTTGGTTTACGAATTATTATTTAATATTTTAGCTATTAATAATGAATGTAAAAAAGTATAACAGTTACACCAAATCAGCTAAAATTTGCACTTACACTGTTTTTGCTCTCGCCAGAGTTTGAGCATAGTTATGCACGTAGAAGTTAATCTATTTACGGTAAACAAGCGATTCCCTTTAACTATTAGTCGCGGAACCACAGCCAAGACAACCAATGTCTGGGTGAAGATTGTCAGCCCCAATGGGGGCGATCATGGCGATCGCATCGAAGGTTGGGGGGAAGCATCGCCGTTTGGCGTGGGCAATCATGCACAATCAACTGATACGATTAAAAATTCCCTAGAACAACTCGCGCCCGTTTTACAACCATTTCACCCGTTGCAGAGACAAGAAATTGAGCAAGTCTTAATCCAACATCGAGTTCCTTCGGCGGCGAGGGCGGCGTTAGATATGGCTTTGTATGACTGGCTAGGGAAATATGTAGGATTACCTCTGTGGCAAATCTGGGGACTGGATCGTAATGCTATAGTCCCAACTTCCGTCACCATTGGCATTAATTCACCAGCAGCAGCCCAAGCACGGGCGAGGGATTGGCTACAATTTACCGATGTGCGTCTATTTAAAGTCAAGTTAGGCAGTCCAGAAGGCATTACAGCCGATCAGCAAATGCTATTGGCAGTACAACAAGAAGCCCCAAATCAAGAATTTTTTGTGGATGCCAACGGCGGTTGGAGTTTGGCAGATGCCATTGAGATGTGCAATTGGTTGGCTGATTTAGGTATAAAGTATGTGGAGCAGCCTTTACCACGAGGACAGGAAGCAAATTTAGGAGAACTCAAAGAAAAATCACCCTTACCAATTTTTGTGGATGAGAGTTGTTTTAATATCTTTGATATTCCTCATCTGGCAAACTACGTAGATGGCATCAATATTAAATTGATGAAATCTGGGGGCTTAACTGAAGCCATGCGGATGGTACACACAGCACGGGCTTGTGGCTTACAAATCATGTTTGGCTGTTATTCTGACAGTTCGCTATCCAATACAGCTGCGGCACAACTCGCGCCGCTAGCTGATTATTTAGATTTAGATAGTCATTTAAATTTAATTGATGATCCCTTCACGGGTGCAGTGGTGCAAGAAGGGAGAGTATTACCAAACGAATTACCAGGCTTGGGAGTAAAATACAGTGCGTCTGCCGCTTAATCAAAAAGTTGCTATTTTATTGCATGAAGGAACTCAAGGGGCGATCGGGAAAACTGGGCTAGCACTGTTACGTTACAGTGAAGCCCCAATTGTCGCCGTGATAGACAAGGAGTGTGCAGGAAAATCTGTCAGAGAAATCACA carries:
- a CDS encoding type II toxin-antitoxin system PemK/MazF family toxin — encoded protein: MYRGEIWWANLPNQVGSEPGYRRPVLIIQNDIFTQSRISTVIVVIITSNIRLAEAPGNVLLPSEVSGLPRESVVNVSQILTLDKKFLVERISTLPEYLQTEVDEGLRTILYL
- the rbsK gene encoding ribokinase; its protein translation is MSIIVFGSINIDLVVTAPRLPVAGETLTGEDFLKTPGGKGANQAVALARLGIPTHMVGRVGAHNFGAELVKHLQDNGVQTQNIFADETVSSGVAIITVDHHGENQIVVIPGANGRVNQEDVGRLSQLLPQAQALLLQLEIPIPAVVAAAQAAHNANIKIILDPAPAQSNLPAELYQLVDIITPNEVEAGQLVGFPVDSEDTATKAAEMLLQKGVKSAIVKLGAKGVVCATPEETFFVPAFEVNAVDSVAAGDAFNSGLAAALYNGLTLHQAVVWGAAAGALAATKLGAQTSLPDRFTFDAFLGERGVGSGE
- a CDS encoding GGDEF domain-containing response regulator, which codes for MVACKILVVEDEKLLAYNIKNSLQKLGYNVLEITDSAEKAIIKVAENYPNLVLFDIYLAREINGVQVVDIIQNNFHIPVLYITDYSEYIKSRKKPLGEPFSYILKPLREIDLHLAVEMALNRYPTQRKRQVEQQRMEAIINSMGCAVVVTFTDGCIEMMNPMAEKLTGWQQNEAVGRDLTEVVNLIDKDMDEEIENLAKQAMQAGEVLNLPENCTLISKDGKEIPIGDNIAPIRDRNGNITGAVLIFQDITQRKHTEVELLRNAFYDGLTALPNRILFLDRLKQAIERSKRRSDYRFAVLFLDLDSFKGINDRFGHGMGDDFLVAIARRLESCVRSGDTVGRFGGDEFAVLLEDIRDINDAINVAKRIQDTLGLPLNLNGNQICTTASIGIALNRGGYDNPESLLRCADNAMYRAKQQGKARYGVFNEAANC
- a CDS encoding NUDIX hydrolase, giving the protein MSKLQKWQTLTSKMVLNHPWCQVRQDEVKLPNGQVIDDYFVHLKPDIVLVLPITATREIIFVRQYRHGAGEFFTELPAGRFNPTEESPEDAGRRELKEETGYVAQTFTKIATLYDNPSKETNQIHFFLAENVIKVGEQSLDITEEIEVILIPVESVLEKVTQGEISVAGTVAALFLGFQFISS
- a CDS encoding calcium-binding protein codes for the protein MASVERDETRENRIATEIIVDAEDKEDRAMGWYYYLDDTLDFPFMGKWKKKSRKTSTIEEKPVEVLGMAPEDDCLKDMYVEVAYIGGKEDDIHSAKLSDIEPIDVDEETQEAIADWMYWLARGYKF
- a CDS encoding nucleoside hydrolase → MKKQLVLMDHDGGVDDYLATMLLLTMEHIELLGVVVTPADCYIQPAVSATRKIIDLMGFSHIPVAESTVRGINPFPRLYRRDSCIVDHLPILNQNEFIDTPLVNQPGQDFMVEVLREAPVPVTLMVTGPLTTVAVALDQAPDIAAKIEKIVWMGGALNVPGNVEKSLEAGQDGSAEWNVYWDAVSAARVWQTQIEIIMCPLDLTNNVPVTSDLVQKMGRQRHYPISDLAGQCYALVIPQDYYFWDVLATAYLGQPEFYQLREWETEIITTGISQGRTKVVSGGRKILAMDQVDKDAFYAYILQQWAR
- a CDS encoding dipeptide epimerase; its protein translation is MHVEVNLFTVNKRFPLTISRGTTAKTTNVWVKIVSPNGGDHGDRIEGWGEASPFGVGNHAQSTDTIKNSLEQLAPVLQPFHPLQRQEIEQVLIQHRVPSAARAALDMALYDWLGKYVGLPLWQIWGLDRNAIVPTSVTIGINSPAAAQARARDWLQFTDVRLFKVKLGSPEGITADQQMLLAVQQEAPNQEFFVDANGGWSLADAIEMCNWLADLGIKYVEQPLPRGQEANLGELKEKSPLPIFVDESCFNIFDIPHLANYVDGINIKLMKSGGLTEAMRMVHTARACGLQIMFGCYSDSSLSNTAAAQLAPLADYLDLDSHLNLIDDPFTGAVVQEGRVLPNELPGLGVKYSASAA
- a CDS encoding sugar O-acetyltransferase gives rise to the protein MKKTEKQKMLAGELYLANDPELVADQKRASRLLQMYSATTAEQLEQRQHILEELFAKVGEKITIVPPFHCDYGSNIAIGNGTYMNYGCVILDCNQVEIGDNVLLAPYVQIYAAYHPIEPEIRLTGRELATPIKIGNNVWIGGGAIICPGVTIGDNTTIGAGSVVVKDVPANVVAAGNPCRIIRHLS
- a CDS encoding nucleoside deaminase, which produces MDEFMQAAIQEAQQGRQEGGIPIGSVLVKDGKILGRGHNKRVQDQDPVTHAEIDCLRNAGRIGSYRGTTLYSTLMPCYLCAGAVVQFGIKKVIAGESRTFPGAKEFMVSHGVEVIDLNLDECEQMMSEFIASNPELWNEDIGK
- a CDS encoding orange carotenoid-binding protein; the encoded protein is MAITIDSARRIFPNTLQADAVPALTARFNQLSAEDQLAWTWFAFLEMGKTITVAAPGAASMQFAEAILNQIKQMTFEEQTQVMCDLANHTDTPICRTYATWSPNIKLGFWNQLGEWMQEGIVAPIPTGYQLSANAKAVLETLKSLDQGQQITVLRNSVVDMGFDINKLDGYTRVSEPVVAPKEISQRVKVSIEGVNNPTVLNYMNNLNANDFDELIKLFVEDGALQPPFQRPIVGKDAILRFFREECQNLNLLPERGVAEPTDDGYTQVKVTGKVQTPWFGAAVGMNMAWRFLLNPQGKIFFVAIDLLASPKELLNLVR